A single region of the Solwaraspora sp. WMMD406 genome encodes:
- a CDS encoding endonuclease/exonuclease/phosphatase family protein, with amino-acid sequence MTAPPPVLDGRSDASGQPAADAPAAGAGPGPWGRWWRRWLGRIFVVGSALWLVFVLVHLALRGRVWWWLLAELLPPITFLAVPVLFAAAAAGCRRTRRPAALLSAAALLAGIGMTGVNLPGPLRGAGQVPADALRIVSWNTGYWHPPGRADDFYRLLRAQRADVYLLQEYLAEVDGEFVPIDDLARLRRELPGYHVAMIGELVTLSRFPIVESTPLEAPDAPPPPTDFTDFWQYQVLRVDVRVGDRVLSTYNAHLPVPVWVGGPSVWSAEFHRTIRDQRERRLPQLRVLADDVAANDNPIVVAGDLNMTSVMGDTRRLPSELRDAVSTNRSFYPASWPTEQTSLWRLDWVLVSDGVAVHRYEFGDPDSMSDHRPQLVSVSL; translated from the coding sequence ATGACGGCACCACCGCCGGTCCTGGACGGACGCTCGGACGCCTCCGGGCAGCCGGCCGCCGACGCACCCGCCGCCGGGGCGGGACCGGGACCATGGGGTCGGTGGTGGCGGCGGTGGTTGGGCCGGATCTTCGTGGTCGGCTCGGCGTTGTGGCTGGTGTTCGTTCTCGTCCACCTGGCGCTGCGTGGCCGGGTCTGGTGGTGGCTGCTGGCCGAGTTGCTGCCGCCGATCACCTTCTTGGCCGTACCGGTGCTGTTCGCGGCCGCCGCGGCCGGCTGCCGCCGGACCCGCCGACCGGCGGCGCTGCTGAGCGCGGCCGCGTTGCTGGCCGGGATCGGGATGACCGGGGTCAACCTGCCCGGCCCGCTGCGGGGGGCCGGGCAGGTGCCGGCTGACGCGCTGCGGATCGTCTCCTGGAACACCGGTTACTGGCATCCACCGGGTCGGGCCGATGACTTCTACCGCCTGCTGCGCGCGCAGCGGGCCGACGTCTACCTGCTGCAGGAATACCTGGCGGAGGTCGACGGGGAGTTCGTGCCGATCGACGACCTGGCCCGGCTGCGTCGGGAACTGCCCGGCTACCACGTGGCGATGATCGGCGAGCTGGTGACCCTGTCCCGGTTTCCGATCGTCGAGTCCACGCCGCTGGAGGCCCCGGACGCCCCGCCGCCGCCAACCGACTTCACCGACTTCTGGCAGTATCAGGTACTGCGAGTCGATGTGCGGGTCGGCGATCGGGTGCTGTCGACCTACAACGCGCACCTGCCGGTACCGGTGTGGGTCGGTGGTCCGAGCGTGTGGAGCGCCGAGTTCCATCGCACGATCCGCGACCAGCGCGAGCGCCGGCTGCCGCAGCTGCGGGTCCTGGCCGACGACGTCGCCGCCAACGACAATCCGATCGTGGTCGCCGGTGACCTCAACATGACCTCGGTGATGGGCGACACCCGGCGGCTGCCGTCGGAGCTGCGCGACGCCGTCTCCACCAACCGGTCGTTCTATCCGGCGTCCTGGCCCACCGAGCAGACATCGCTGTGGCGGCTGGACTGGGTGCTGGTCTCCGACGGTGTGGCCGTGCACCGGTACGAGTTCGGTGACCCGGACAGCATGTCCGACCATCGCCCGCAGCTTGTGTCGGTCTCACTGTGA
- a CDS encoding glycosyltransferase family 2 protein, whose translation MSTPLVSVIVPSYNYADSLSVCLRSVAEQTYPAIEVLVVDDHSTDDSVAVAEAAGVRVIALSDNGGCGRARNIGVAHASGEILFFLDADVAMAPDAVAEAVALLEAEPRIGAVCGIEDPEPLLHDTLVARYRGLQYHHWSISGEGDVTFLFPAMCAIRRTVYDEVGPFNPALRQTEEVDYGYRISRRHQLRLTSRVRGRHDHDHQLVPLLRKLFHRARLRIPLYARARRFATGFETASRAWGSLAAAAALPAAALPALFGPVWLIAPLALVAGSVAVDQQMYLLAYRRRGARFLMFFVAVHFLVNVTITAGIGVGVLQWLLSRPFRQLYDSTFPVEVTA comes from the coding sequence ATGTCGACGCCGCTCGTGTCGGTGATCGTGCCGAGCTACAACTACGCCGACTCGTTGTCGGTCTGCCTGCGATCCGTCGCGGAGCAGACCTACCCGGCGATCGAGGTGCTGGTCGTCGACGACCACAGCACCGACGACTCGGTGGCGGTGGCCGAGGCGGCCGGTGTACGGGTGATCGCGTTGTCGGACAACGGCGGCTGCGGTCGTGCCCGTAACATCGGGGTCGCCCACGCCTCCGGTGAGATTTTGTTCTTCCTCGACGCCGACGTGGCGATGGCGCCCGACGCGGTCGCCGAGGCGGTGGCGCTGCTCGAGGCCGAACCACGGATTGGTGCGGTGTGCGGGATCGAGGACCCGGAACCGCTGTTGCATGACACGTTGGTGGCCCGCTATCGCGGCCTGCAGTACCACCACTGGTCGATCAGTGGCGAAGGCGACGTGACGTTTCTGTTCCCGGCGATGTGCGCCATCCGCCGTACGGTGTACGACGAGGTCGGTCCGTTCAACCCGGCGCTGAGGCAGACCGAGGAGGTCGACTACGGCTACCGGATCTCCCGCCGCCACCAGCTGCGGTTGACCTCCCGGGTCCGGGGCCGTCACGACCACGACCATCAGCTGGTGCCGTTGCTCCGCAAGCTGTTCCACCGGGCCCGGCTGCGGATTCCGCTGTACGCCCGGGCCCGGCGCTTCGCCACCGGGTTCGAGACCGCCTCGCGCGCCTGGGGTAGTCTGGCCGCTGCCGCGGCCCTGCCGGCGGCGGCACTGCCCGCGCTGTTCGGTCCGGTGTGGCTGATCGCGCCGCTGGCGTTGGTCGCCGGGTCGGTCGCCGTCGACCAGCAGATGTACCTGCTGGCCTACCGACGTCGGGGGGCTCGGTTCCTGATGTTCTTCGTCGCGGTGCACTTCCTGGTCAACGTGACCATCACCGCCGGGATCGGGGTGGGTGTCCTGCAATGGCTGCTGTCGCGGCCGTTCCGGCAGCTCTACGACAGCACCTTTCCCGTGGAGGTCACCGCATGA
- a CDS encoding glycosyltransferase family 2 protein — translation MPEPLVSVIVPNYNYARALGLCLTALRAQTYPDMEIIVVDDRSTDDSVAVAESYGVRVVRTPVNGGPSVARNLGAANANGDILFFVDSDVAAKPDAVANAVTLLTERPEIGAICGNYDPVPLIRDSLLEEYRCMQQSYWLIADEGRIHTMYTALLAMRAEVFAEIGPFNPRLRETENADYGFRMARRYEIWLTPAVRGVHDHDHELGVLIRKVFTRTMLHIPMYAANPDFPGGLRSGPRAWSSVAALAVVLSTVLPVLFGPWWALVPALVAVGYLGCDWPMYRFVAARRNPLFVGYFVAMHFLLNVVMAVAAVTGLASWLTSRAFRRLYDKPAEAL, via the coding sequence ATGCCTGAACCACTCGTGTCGGTCATCGTGCCGAACTACAACTACGCCCGCGCGCTCGGCCTGTGCCTGACCGCCTTGCGGGCCCAGACGTACCCCGATATGGAGATCATCGTCGTGGACGACCGCAGCACCGACGATTCGGTGGCGGTCGCTGAGTCCTATGGCGTAAGGGTGGTGCGCACGCCGGTCAACGGCGGACCGTCGGTCGCCCGCAACCTCGGCGCGGCCAACGCCAACGGTGACATCCTGTTCTTCGTCGACTCCGACGTGGCCGCCAAACCCGACGCGGTGGCCAACGCGGTGACGCTGCTGACCGAGCGACCCGAGATCGGCGCGATCTGCGGCAACTACGACCCGGTGCCGCTGATCCGCGACAGCCTGCTGGAGGAGTACCGCTGTATGCAGCAGTCCTACTGGCTGATCGCCGACGAGGGGCGGATCCACACGATGTACACCGCCCTGCTGGCGATGCGGGCCGAGGTGTTCGCCGAGATCGGGCCATTCAATCCGCGACTGCGGGAGACCGAGAACGCCGACTACGGCTTCCGGATGGCGCGCCGCTACGAGATCTGGCTGACCCCGGCGGTACGCGGCGTGCACGACCACGACCACGAACTCGGCGTGCTGATCCGTAAGGTGTTCACCCGCACGATGCTGCACATCCCGATGTACGCGGCGAACCCGGACTTCCCGGGCGGGCTGCGCAGCGGCCCCCGCGCCTGGAGCAGCGTCGCGGCGCTGGCGGTGGTGCTCAGCACGGTCCTGCCGGTGCTGTTCGGGCCGTGGTGGGCGCTGGTGCCGGCACTCGTCGCGGTCGGCTACCTGGGCTGCGACTGGCCGATGTACCGGTTCGTCGCCGCCCGACGCAACCCGCTGTTCGTCGGATACTTCGTCGCCATGCACTTCCTCCTCAACGTGGTGATGGCGGTCGCGGCGGTCACCGGGCTGGCCAGTTGGCTCACCTCGCGGGCGTTCCGGCGGCTGTACGACAAGCCGGCGGAGGCGCTCTGA
- a CDS encoding UbiA prenyltransferase family protein, giving the protein MTAVDVVAGPTPAPAPAPPTVGRPGRSGRSGRPGRSGRVARLAGHLTRATADLVALTRPRQWIKNLFAVPLALLDAPVWSATTLARIGWAVLLFTLASSLVYAVNDVADRRLDRGHPVKRARPVASGRISPAGAALFAAVLGALLILAITAGPAMSWWPLAAYLGLNLAYSRWLKHVPLLDICVVAAGFVLRVVLGYAATGGPVAVWLLTSVFATCLVLILGKRRQELAVAGATHRPALRGYNLGLVDQLLTVNATVAVVGFLLYLRSEAPVGVYRNALLLAAVPLTLFGVSRYLQAVLVRRGGGDPVRTLLRDRFIVATTALLAAVVGVALFAAHHQPSS; this is encoded by the coding sequence ATGACCGCTGTCGACGTGGTGGCCGGTCCGACACCGGCCCCCGCCCCGGCACCACCTACCGTCGGCCGGCCCGGGAGGTCCGGGAGGTCCGGCCGGCCCGGGAGGTCCGGGCGAGTGGCCCGGCTCGCCGGCCACCTGACCCGCGCCACGGCGGACCTGGTCGCCCTGACCCGCCCCCGGCAGTGGATCAAGAACCTGTTCGCCGTACCGCTCGCGCTGCTCGACGCCCCGGTCTGGTCGGCGACCACCCTGGCCCGGATCGGCTGGGCGGTGCTGCTGTTCACCCTCGCCTCGTCACTGGTGTACGCCGTCAACGACGTCGCCGACCGACGACTGGACCGAGGGCATCCGGTCAAACGCGCCCGTCCCGTCGCCAGCGGCCGGATCTCCCCGGCCGGCGCCGCCCTGTTCGCCGCCGTGCTCGGAGCGCTGCTGATCCTGGCGATCACGGCCGGCCCGGCGATGTCCTGGTGGCCGCTGGCCGCCTACCTGGGGCTGAACCTGGCGTACAGCCGGTGGCTCAAACACGTACCACTGTTGGACATCTGCGTCGTCGCCGCCGGCTTCGTGCTGCGGGTCGTGCTCGGCTACGCCGCCACCGGCGGGCCGGTGGCGGTCTGGCTGCTGACCTCGGTCTTCGCCACCTGCCTGGTGCTGATCCTCGGCAAACGCCGGCAGGAACTCGCGGTCGCCGGCGCGACGCACCGGCCGGCCCTGCGCGGCTACAACCTCGGCCTGGTCGACCAGCTGCTCACCGTGAACGCGACCGTCGCGGTCGTCGGCTTCCTGCTCTACCTGCGGTCCGAGGCGCCGGTCGGCGTGTACCGCAACGCGTTGCTGCTGGCGGCGGTGCCGCTGACCCTGTTCGGGGTGTCCCGTTACCTGCAGGCGGTGCTGGTCCGTCGGGGCGGCGGCGACCCGGTGCGGACCCTGCTGCGGGACCGGTTCATCGTCGCGACCACCGCCCTGCTGGCGGCGGTCGTCGGCGTCGCTCTGTTCGCCGCCCACCACCAGCCGTCGTCGTGA
- a CDS encoding NAD-dependent epimerase/dehydratase family protein, translating to MVIAVTGAAGMLGSAVVTRLRSDGVAVAGVDLREPPAEVADSGYRHLIGDVRDPSVLAAAFAGADAVVHCAAALPSYPADQIRSIVVEGSRTVLDAARSAKVPRLVYISSTAVYGLPRQVPTPEHHPYAPVDSYSTAKADAERLAVSYRDDDLILTVLRPKTFLGPGRMGLFAMLFQWAHEGRNFPVLGDGGVRIQMLHVADLVDAVVTALHAPADTANDTYNIGAAEFGTLRDDFQAVLDAAGHGKRVVALPARPARAALGLLERTGLSPVYGRLLHKLMADSYVDIGRAGRRLGFTPRYSNQDAVLETFRWWRARWSGPAVAASNGRTSRDPWRQGVLGAAKVFF from the coding sequence GTGGTGATCGCGGTCACCGGGGCCGCCGGCATGCTCGGCTCCGCCGTGGTGACCCGGCTGCGATCCGACGGCGTCGCGGTCGCCGGAGTCGACCTACGCGAGCCACCGGCCGAGGTGGCCGACAGCGGCTACCGGCACCTGATCGGTGACGTCCGGGATCCCTCGGTCCTCGCGGCGGCGTTCGCCGGCGCCGACGCGGTGGTGCACTGCGCCGCCGCGTTGCCCAGCTACCCGGCCGACCAGATCCGGTCCATCGTGGTCGAGGGCAGCCGGACGGTGCTCGACGCGGCCCGCAGCGCCAAGGTTCCCCGGCTGGTCTACATCTCCTCGACCGCGGTCTACGGTCTGCCCCGGCAGGTACCGACCCCGGAGCACCATCCGTACGCCCCGGTCGACAGCTACAGCACGGCCAAGGCCGACGCCGAGCGGCTGGCGGTCAGCTACCGCGACGACGACCTGATCCTGACGGTGCTGCGGCCCAAGACGTTCCTCGGCCCGGGCCGGATGGGCCTGTTCGCCATGCTGTTCCAGTGGGCGCACGAAGGGCGCAATTTTCCGGTCCTCGGTGACGGCGGCGTCCGGATCCAGATGCTGCACGTGGCCGATCTGGTTGACGCCGTCGTCACCGCGCTGCACGCCCCGGCCGACACGGCGAACGACACGTACAACATCGGGGCGGCCGAGTTCGGCACCCTCCGCGACGACTTCCAGGCGGTGCTCGACGCCGCCGGTCACGGCAAACGGGTAGTGGCGCTACCGGCCCGTCCGGCCCGGGCCGCGCTGGGCCTGCTGGAGCGTACCGGGTTGTCGCCGGTGTACGGGCGGCTGCTGCACAAGCTGATGGCCGACTCCTACGTCGACATCGGCCGAGCCGGTCGACGGCTCGGGTTCACCCCCAGATACAGCAACCAGGACGCGGTCCTGGAGACCTTCCGCTGGTGGCGCGCGCGGTGGAGCGGTCCCGCTGTGGCGGCGAGCAACGGGCGTACCAGCCGCGACCCGTGGCGCCAGGGTGTCCTGGGCGCCGCGAAGGTCTTCTTCTAG
- a CDS encoding aminotransferase class III-fold pyridoxal phosphate-dependent enzyme, whose translation MTSFGFGRELVDHADGAYLYLRDGRRVLDFTGGVGVLNHGHNHPRIMAARRRFAERRRMEVHKTYFSPYVAALAHNLAEVLPGDLNMSFLPNSGAEAVEGAVKLAYKYHGGRRNTILRADISFHGKLLGSGSLTGGAQNHFAFPGIPGVVSFSYGDLDSVRAAVAAHPNDVYAILIEPFSASTMRWCSEEFLRGLRELCTEQNIVLVFDEIYTGWGKTGSLFYFMRYPGLLPDVLTTSKSFGGGKSSISAYVAREPVFRRAYDSPIDALLHSTSTTYYGFGEECATAIEAINIAVDDDYPAQARRIERLLAPGLRRIAKQHPEAVADVTGSGALWGVFVDGGPRVLDLAAKLAPAGLARDPLLRTKLITAAVISALYRDHDIYTYYTLNGRSPLVVGPPLVASDTDVEYFLDSLETVLDQGLTRLLTRFVAQKVGSLW comes from the coding sequence ATGACGTCCTTCGGCTTCGGCCGCGAGCTCGTCGACCACGCCGACGGCGCGTACCTGTACCTGCGGGACGGTCGACGCGTGCTCGACTTCACCGGCGGCGTCGGCGTCCTCAACCACGGTCACAACCATCCCCGCATCATGGCGGCCCGGCGTCGGTTCGCGGAGCGGCGGCGGATGGAGGTGCACAAGACCTACTTCTCGCCGTACGTGGCGGCGCTGGCGCACAATCTCGCCGAGGTGCTGCCCGGTGACCTGAACATGTCCTTTCTGCCCAACTCGGGGGCCGAGGCGGTCGAAGGCGCGGTCAAACTGGCCTACAAGTATCATGGCGGTCGGCGCAACACGATCCTGCGCGCCGACATCAGCTTCCACGGCAAGTTGCTCGGATCGGGGAGTCTCACCGGCGGCGCGCAGAACCACTTCGCGTTTCCCGGGATTCCCGGCGTCGTGTCGTTCTCCTACGGCGACCTCGATTCCGTCCGGGCGGCGGTCGCGGCGCATCCGAACGACGTGTACGCCATCCTGATCGAACCCTTCAGCGCCTCCACCATGCGGTGGTGCTCCGAGGAATTCCTGCGCGGACTACGCGAACTGTGCACGGAGCAGAACATCGTCCTCGTCTTCGACGAGATCTACACCGGTTGGGGCAAGACCGGCAGCCTGTTCTACTTCATGCGCTACCCCGGCCTGCTGCCCGACGTGCTGACCACCTCCAAGTCCTTCGGCGGCGGCAAGTCGTCGATCTCGGCGTACGTGGCGCGCGAACCGGTCTTCCGGCGGGCCTACGACAGCCCGATCGACGCCCTGCTGCACTCGACGTCCACCACCTACTACGGGTTCGGCGAAGAGTGCGCGACCGCGATCGAAGCGATCAACATCGCCGTCGACGACGACTATCCCGCCCAGGCCCGGCGGATCGAGCGGCTGCTCGCCCCCGGCCTGCGCCGCATCGCCAAGCAGCATCCCGAGGCGGTCGCCGACGTCACCGGTTCGGGGGCCCTGTGGGGTGTGTTCGTCGACGGCGGACCCCGGGTGCTGGACCTGGCCGCGAAACTGGCCCCGGCCGGCCTGGCCCGGGATCCGCTGCTGCGCACCAAGCTGATCACCGCCGCCGTGATCAGCGCGCTGTACCGGGACCATGACATCTACACCTACTACACGCTCAACGGCCGTAGCCCACTGGTGGTCGGCCCGCCGCTGGTCGCCAGCGACACAGACGTCGAGTACTTCCTCGACAGCCTGGAGACCGTTCTCGACCAGGGCCTGACCCGCCTGCTCACCCGGTTCGTCGCGCAGAAGGTGGGATCGCTGTGGTGA
- a CDS encoding glycosyltransferase: MVSVLPDVSVVIPAYNSDRTLRACLSAVFAQTHPPVEVIVVDDASTDQTREVARRFPVTLLGTPVNRGPAAARNRGIQASRGEVIFFVDADCAPSPDAVAAALRVLTETPDVDCVHGIYLTEPLYDDGPIEAYRLLHAHYWRMRNTGRVRTAIFALCAVRRSVFDDVGVFDENLRASEDVELSDRIAARHGIWLSPEVTCRHDDDSRLWPMLRKQFGRSQLLVPVAVRERGPAGLRANRPAGVLATAVAVATLPLAALTPVLLALPVLAVAGFALADPGLAGFVRRERGLAFLCFFLAVHFLVHLAIVGGAAIGGLRFLVDRDFGPSRELAVGAGR, encoded by the coding sequence GTGGTGTCCGTGCTCCCGGACGTATCCGTCGTCATTCCCGCCTACAACAGCGACCGCACGCTCCGCGCCTGCCTGTCGGCGGTCTTCGCCCAGACACACCCCCCGGTCGAGGTGATCGTGGTCGACGACGCCAGCACCGACCAGACTCGTGAGGTCGCCCGGCGGTTCCCGGTCACCCTGCTCGGCACACCGGTGAACCGGGGGCCCGCCGCCGCCCGCAACCGGGGTATCCAGGCCAGTCGCGGCGAGGTGATCTTCTTCGTCGACGCCGACTGCGCGCCCTCGCCGGACGCCGTCGCCGCCGCGCTGCGGGTGCTGACCGAGACGCCCGACGTCGACTGTGTACACGGGATCTACCTGACCGAGCCGCTCTACGACGACGGCCCGATCGAGGCGTACCGGCTGCTGCACGCCCACTACTGGCGAATGCGCAACACGGGTCGGGTCCGGACGGCGATCTTCGCCCTCTGCGCGGTCCGCCGCTCGGTCTTCGACGACGTGGGCGTGTTCGACGAGAACCTCCGCGCGTCGGAGGACGTCGAACTCAGCGACCGGATCGCCGCCCGGCACGGCATCTGGCTGTCCCCCGAGGTGACCTGTCGGCACGACGACGACAGCCGGCTCTGGCCGATGCTGCGCAAGCAGTTCGGCCGCTCACAGCTGCTGGTACCGGTCGCGGTCCGCGAACGCGGGCCGGCCGGGCTGCGCGCAAACCGGCCCGCCGGGGTCCTGGCCACCGCCGTCGCGGTCGCCACGCTTCCGCTGGCGGCGCTGACCCCGGTGCTGCTCGCCCTGCCGGTGCTGGCCGTCGCCGGGTTCGCCCTGGCGGATCCGGGGCTCGCCGGCTTCGTACGCCGGGAACGCGGCCTGGCGTTCCTCTGCTTCTTCCTCGCCGTCCACTTCCTGGTCCACCTGGCGATCGTCGGCGGAGCCGCCATCGGCGGGCTGCGGTTCCTCGTCGACCGCGACTTCGGTCCGAGCCGCGAGCTGGCGGTCGGGGCGGGCCGGTGA
- a CDS encoding polysaccharide deacetylase family protein, with protein sequence MNAVPRLRARALEAAFLGVRTYHRLRPTTPAGRGGRPVFRVAPGTIALTIDDGPDPRWTPAVLDLLAAHGVPATFFLIGDRVAEHPALARRIADAGHEIGNHSMRHPMPFAALPSGLINAEIGQAQRRITDATGTAPRLFRAPSGGWSANVLAATADAGLTPVDWTVNSSDWKEPGVGRVTRALARSGSGHVLLCHDGGGDRSQTVAALSVVIPRLLRRGLRFVAVPAHPAAGRET encoded by the coding sequence GTGAACGCCGTACCACGGCTGCGGGCGCGGGCGCTGGAGGCCGCGTTCCTCGGCGTACGGACCTACCACCGACTTCGGCCGACGACCCCTGCGGGGCGCGGCGGTCGGCCCGTCTTCCGGGTCGCCCCCGGCACCATCGCCCTCACCATCGACGACGGCCCCGATCCCCGGTGGACACCGGCCGTGCTCGACCTGCTCGCCGCCCACGGCGTACCGGCGACCTTCTTCCTGATCGGCGACCGGGTCGCCGAACACCCGGCCCTGGCCCGACGGATCGCCGACGCCGGACACGAGATCGGCAACCACTCGATGCGCCACCCGATGCCGTTCGCGGCCCTGCCCAGCGGCCTGATCAACGCCGAGATCGGTCAAGCCCAGCGGCGCATCACCGACGCCACCGGCACCGCGCCCCGGCTGTTCCGGGCACCCAGCGGCGGCTGGTCCGCCAACGTGCTGGCGGCGACCGCCGACGCCGGTCTGACCCCCGTCGACTGGACGGTCAACTCCAGCGACTGGAAGGAGCCCGGGGTCGGCCGCGTCACCCGGGCCCTGGCCCGCAGCGGCTCCGGACACGTCCTGCTCTGCCACGACGGTGGCGGCGACCGCTCGCAGACGGTGGCCGCGCTGTCCGTGGTTATTCCCCGGTTGCTGCGCCGTGGGCTCCGGTTCGTCGCGGTACCCGCGCACCCCGCCGCCGGTCGGGAAACGTGA
- a CDS encoding class I SAM-dependent methyltransferase has product MPRPALHLAARVVNWPLTVLIRPYPRLNALVWDLQYALGLWRYLDTSPDSGPLDLVRRHVPYPRILDLGCGTTANLALPPGRYRHYHGVDISRAAIRRARSLRRPDATFEVADVLRYRGTETYDAILFREVLYYFPPDQAVGLLLRAAGMLRPGGRILIWVYDTSSPTSQELVARIRDCGLVVHEESIDSVARRPAMTVVLGVPGPSPAGFAS; this is encoded by the coding sequence ATGCCACGTCCGGCGTTGCACCTGGCCGCTCGGGTGGTCAACTGGCCGCTGACGGTGTTGATCCGGCCCTATCCTCGGCTGAACGCGCTCGTGTGGGACCTGCAGTACGCGCTCGGTCTGTGGCGCTATCTCGACACCTCCCCGGACAGCGGGCCGCTGGATCTGGTCCGCCGTCACGTTCCGTACCCCAGGATCCTGGATCTGGGCTGCGGAACCACGGCGAACCTCGCGCTGCCCCCGGGGCGGTACCGCCACTACCACGGGGTGGACATCAGCCGGGCGGCGATCCGTCGCGCCAGGTCGTTGCGCCGCCCCGACGCCACCTTCGAGGTCGCCGACGTGCTGCGCTACCGAGGCACCGAGACGTACGACGCGATCCTGTTCCGCGAGGTGCTGTACTACTTCCCGCCGGACCAGGCGGTCGGGCTGCTGCTACGGGCCGCCGGCATGCTCCGCCCCGGCGGCCGGATCCTGATCTGGGTCTACGACACGTCCAGCCCCACCAGTCAGGAACTGGTCGCCCGGATCCGGGACTGTGGGCTGGTCGTCCACGAGGAGTCGATCGACAGCGTGGCGCGGCGCCCGGCGATGACGGTCGTCCTCGGCGTACCCGGTCCCAGTCCCGCCGGGTTCGCGTCGTGA
- a CDS encoding glycosyltransferase 87 family protein → MEPAVVLAVATAAGTLAAAVYQLTGLFWGDLATYRAGAEAAGLGDGHLYQAAYRGTDGIALGFTYPPFAALLLRPLAAVGMPVAIAGWTLLSVVALVAVIRLVVRETGVPRRLSTRWTVLSTVAALPVFAVSGHLQVGQVGLLLMWLVLVDLLAGRNSRWYGVGVGLAAGVKLTPLIFIGYLVLTGRWRAAATALATFAATVGVGFAWRSADSAWFWGGGLFDTARVTADPRTVLNQSLAGAVARIDDVGESGPVWLACAGVVAVAGMALAVWASRAGSELVAVLVCAGTGLLVSPVSWHHHWVWWVPTLVALAVACWRARHRGGAVALSVVWLTLVGSTGWVLASPGGWDLHFTGAGLVYSNLYVLLALAGFGVAAWLLHDGRAARRPGASP, encoded by the coding sequence ATCGAGCCGGCGGTCGTGCTCGCCGTGGCGACGGCGGCCGGCACCCTCGCCGCGGCGGTCTACCAGCTGACCGGGCTGTTCTGGGGCGATCTGGCCACCTATCGGGCCGGCGCAGAGGCTGCCGGCCTCGGCGACGGGCACCTCTACCAGGCCGCCTACCGGGGCACCGACGGCATCGCACTCGGCTTCACCTATCCACCGTTCGCCGCGTTGCTGCTGCGACCGCTGGCCGCTGTCGGGATGCCGGTGGCGATCGCCGGCTGGACCCTGCTCAGCGTCGTGGCGTTGGTCGCGGTGATCCGGCTGGTGGTCCGCGAAACGGGTGTCCCGCGTCGACTGTCCACCCGGTGGACCGTGCTCTCCACCGTCGCCGCGCTGCCCGTCTTCGCGGTCTCCGGGCACCTGCAGGTCGGTCAGGTGGGGCTGCTGCTGATGTGGCTAGTCCTGGTCGACCTGCTCGCCGGACGGAACAGCCGGTGGTACGGAGTCGGCGTCGGTCTGGCCGCCGGCGTCAAGCTCACCCCGCTCATTTTCATCGGCTATCTGGTGCTGACCGGCCGATGGCGGGCGGCGGCCACCGCCCTGGCCACCTTCGCCGCGACCGTCGGCGTCGGGTTCGCCTGGCGATCAGCGGACTCCGCCTGGTTCTGGGGCGGCGGCCTGTTCGACACCGCCCGGGTCACCGCGGACCCGCGTACGGTGCTGAATCAGTCGTTGGCCGGCGCGGTGGCCCGCATCGACGACGTGGGCGAGTCGGGACCGGTCTGGCTGGCCTGCGCCGGGGTGGTCGCCGTCGCCGGGATGGCGCTCGCGGTCTGGGCCAGCCGGGCCGGATCCGAGCTGGTGGCGGTGCTCGTCTGCGCCGGCACCGGGCTGTTGGTCTCCCCTGTCTCCTGGCATCACCACTGGGTCTGGTGGGTACCGACACTGGTCGCGCTCGCCGTGGCCTGCTGGCGAGCGCGACACCGGGGCGGGGCCGTCGCGCTCAGCGTCGTCTGGCTCACCCTGGTGGGCAGCACCGGTTGGGTGTTGGCCAGCCCCGGCGGGTGGGACCTGCACTTCACCGGGGCGGGCCTGGTCTACAGCAACCTGTACGTGCTGCTGGCGCTGGCCGGGTTCGGCGTGGCGGCGTGGTTGCTGCACGACGGCCGGGCTGCACGACGGCCGGGCGCCTCGCCGTGA